The Mytilus edulis chromosome 12, xbMytEdul2.2, whole genome shotgun sequence genome contains a region encoding:
- the LOC139497970 gene encoding uncharacterized protein codes for MSAFVCCWRRQRPACGQGRTKNIKRCPLEKKLGNENEVKLVNLENPEGSDGHKRMLNGYVKDPTIHGKRREGIDREAYDYAELRIVPRKAYIQKKSNEDEDDEDGDGYQVYTGPVSAETEKKIEDIYVNQTLTTEYCKHDEMSQRRLSDHQTTENSQESQSTSGDLNFYENLESQDNFYVNKSKGIKYSDYENVNIKETDIGKMVTVLSKNLKVTNVNELIAGNTSTINIDHVENMIINNTTTIQFVAAKIEKPTKESDKKSFTWPW; via the exons ATGTCAGCTTTTGTGTGTTGCTGGAGAAGACAGCGCCCAGCTTGCGGTCAGGGacggacaaaaaatataaaa AGGTGTCCATTGGAAAAGAAATTAGGCAACGAGAATGAAGTAAAGCTCGTAAATTTAGAAAATCCTGAAGGCTCAGATGGTCATAAGAGGATGCTTAATGGTTATGTAAAAGATCCAACTATCCATGGCAAA AGAAGGGAAGGCATCGACAGGGAAGCATATGACTACGCAGAATTAAGAATCGTACCAAGAAAGGCATATATACAAAAGAAGAGCAACGAAGACGAAGACGATGAAGATGGTGATGGTTATCAAGTCTACACCGGTCCAGTTTCAGCAGAAACTGAAAAGAAGATAGAAGATATTTATGTAAATCAGACATTAACAACGGAGTATTGTAAGCATGATGAAATGTCTCAACGGAGATTATCAGATCACCAAACGACTGAAAATTCACAGGAAAGTCAGTCAACATCAGGAGATTTaaacttttatgaaaatttagaaaGTCAGGACAACTTCTATGTAAATAAGTCAAAAGGGATAAAGTATTCGGACTACGAAAATGTGAATATAAAAGAAACTGATATCGGGAAAATGGTGACTGTTCTTTCTAAAAATTTAAAGGTTACAAACGTAAATGAACTCATAGCTGGAAACACAAGTACAATCAATATAGATCATGTTGAGAACATGATCATTAATAATACAACAACTATACAGTTTGTAGCTGCGAAAATCGAAAAGCCGACGAAAGAAAGCGATAAAAAATCATTCACCTGGCCATGGTAA